Below is a genomic region from Loxodonta africana isolate mLoxAfr1 chromosome Y, mLoxAfr1.hap2, whole genome shotgun sequence.
gAGACttgaactcttatgcacttctgGTGAAATGCTACAACCTCatgggaaaacaatatggtagttttcttaaaaaggtagaaataggaataccatacaatccagcagtctcactcctaggaatataccctagagaaaaaggagccgtcacacaaatagacgtaGGCATACccacattcactgcagcactattcacaatagcaaaaagatggaaacaacctaagtgcccatcaatgggtgaatgcataaacaaactatggtacatacagacAGTGGAATGCTATGCAACGAAAAagaacacggatgaatctgggaatcatctcacaacatggatgagtctggagggcattatgctcagtgaaatattAGTCAgtcaaaaaaatgtaaaatattatctaagaccactattataagaactcaagattttcacacagaaaaaaacattctttgatggttacggggtaggggaggggaaatcactatctagacagtagacaagtttcaacttgggtgaagggaaagacaacacacaacataggggaagtcagcacaacttgaccaaagcgaAGGCATGGAAGTTTCCTAGAaacattcaaacaccttgagggatagAGTATCTGGGgctgtggtctggggaccatagtctcagtgACACGTAGGTCaattgagtagtgtctggggtcttaaaagcttacaagtggccatctaagatacaactatcaggCTTTATTCCTCTGAAACAaaaaagtgtcatggattgaattgtgttctccgaAAATACGTGCATcaatttgggtaggccatgattcccagtattgtgtgattgtcctacTATTTTGacatctgaagtgatttttctatgtgttgtaaagtctatctctatgatgttaatggcatgggattagtggcagttatgttaatgaggcagccagtctcttttgagatataaaaggcagaagtaagcagagagatatgaggaccttataacaagaaaacagcaccgggagcagggctcatcctttgaacctgaggttcctgcacagagaagctcctagaccatgggaaagttgatgacagagaccttcctccagagtcaacagagaaaggaagacttcccctgtagctggcaccctcaatttgaacttctagcctacaagactgtgagagaataaatgtctgttaaagtggttcacttgtagtatttctgttatagcagcagtacaAATAAGTGCTATTTAGTACATTCAAAATATTGTGTAACTATTACTTctgtctagttccaaaacatttcatCACTGCAAACAGAAACCCCATAACCATTTAAACACTCAACTTTGACCGCTGGcagccactaatctgctttctgactTTCTTATACATAGATTCTGAATAGATTTCAGTTTCAGATTGCATCATCTATTTATCAGGCTTTAGGCTATTGGTATCAATTTAGGGTGTATGCATTTTGTGAGGAAGGAAATCGCTTTTATTTCATAAACCCAAGAGACTGATCGATTGATGTAAAAGATTCTGAGTGAAAGAGATGATGTGAGAATCACATTATGTGAGGAATCAGTCTATATTTTACTTTGAGTAAAATTCATAGATGGGGAAGGAAACCATTTGGCTGAATGTTACACATTAATTGCTAGGCAACCAAAGTCATCCTGTGATGTCACAGCTACTCAGCTGGAGAACCATTGTGATGGCCTAGAATCAATTTCTGGGCAGGCTTACCAAAGTAGCATTTGAAGCTGCAGTGTTCAAAACCATGCAGATGAGAaaagtagctgaagaaaaatttatttgAGATGGCACATGTTTCTTCAGAAGTTCAAGATGTTTCTCCTAAAGATGGATCAACTGGTTCAGGAACCTCTGCTGGGTCTCTCTTGTATGATTACACATCCACTGGGGACTCAGACTTGAGACTGATGATTGAGGAAAATGCTTTTCAGGCTCTGTCTGAAGGATCCTTGCTAAAAAGACCACGTTACACATTTTGCGTCTCTGAAGCAGATGACAATAatgattttctttctctgacttttcccagaaaactttggaaaatagttgAAAGTGACCAATTTAAGTCAATTTGGTGGGATGAAAATGGAACTTCTGTAGTGATTAATGAAGAACTTTTTAAGAAAGAAGTTTTGGAGAGAAAGGCCCCATTCAGGATATTTGAAACTGAGAGTATGAAAAGCTTAGTTCGACAGCTTAATCTCTATGGATTTAGTAAAATTCGACAGAATTTTCAAAGATCTGCTTCTCTAGCTGATTTTCtggcagaagaaaaagaagtCTCTGCTTTAAGCAAGGTATTCAAAAAATTTTAGTTACTGCTCATGTAGGGAATAAGTATGATTTTGTTTCATGTCTgtaaatatgtaatatataaaagaagcatttaaaaataatacaaaattacTAAGGTtaaaattatttgaatttttatcaAAAAATGAACACAGTTCGGGCCTTAAACACTCAAGATCATGAGAAAATTTACCAACAAATTTAAATCTTATTGGGAGCTCTAAATAAATGAACTAAAGCTAATTAAAGAAGTGATGTTCAGCGTTACTAATGCAACATTTTCACTTGAAGATCATTAACATTTAAATGTTTGCTTCCCAATAAGTACATCTGAAAAGTAGTCACAATGTACATGTATTGTTTGGTGTTAATTTACGTGATGAAATTGAAAGTTAAGGTTTTATAGATTTTCTCTTGTCTCTTGGCTTAAAATATCGCTAAATAACTTTTCCTTTGGTTTCAGTTACAGTTCTACCATAATCCCAATTTTAAGCGAGGCTGTCCTCAACTGTTAGTAAGAATGAAGAGAAGAGTTGGGATTAAAAATGCTTCTCCAGTGCCTGCTTCATTAGGTCAAGATTTCAGCAAGAAGCACTTCAGAGCAGGGGGTCATGTAGATAACCAGAATTCTGGTTTAGTTGCTGAAACTGGTGGAGAAAGTTTACTTTTAACTTCTACAAATTTACATATGCCTTTATTAAGGAAGCCTTCTACCAGCCAGATAATTACTAATACAGCTGCCCCAATCAGAGGTGTTTTTTCTCCTCCATCATTAACTTCACATAGACCATCAGAGCAAATGCTAACAGACCAACATGCTGTTTTAAATCAGCtgaccagttttcacatgcactcACATAGCAGCTGTTCTCACGCAAATAGTCACATTGTAAACTTTGTTACAGCTACAACTTCTCAGTCCCACATTATCTCTCCGGTACAGAGCAGTTATTTTGGAATGATGGTGGACCCTTCTACTTTCCCAACTGGGTATTCTGATTTATCAGCCAATGAGGCTCCTTTTTCTAACATCTTAAGAGCAGGCAATCCATGGTTCCCTAGGCCTATGACAGCTGATACATCTGCCACCACTCTTTCAAGGTTAACTCATCAGCCGTCTTCATTacaccaacatcatcctaattaCAACTGATCTTCTACCAAACGAATACCACATTATGCAGCATAAGAAGATCAAAATTTTATGTGACAAACATGAATAAAATACCTGCAAAATTTTCTCGTTTGAACAATAAACTTATTGTTCACCTTCACTgtttcattttccttattttttaaaacagttaaGAGTAAAATGTGGTTGCTTTTATTTCAATGGCAAGCTATtgtagtattttattttaatatatgggCTTGTTAATTTAAAATGAGCATTTAGACCACCCCCTgtaaatatatttaattaattGTTTAAAAAGGAACAGTGCGAGAGGttagaaaaaataagaaattggAGACAGGGGAAGGGAATACGTAATTTCTGAAGCAGTCTGGGATTAATCAAATGAGGGTCTAAGTTTTGGTAGTGTGGAGGATGCGATAAATGCAAGGATAAATTGCAAAAACACACTAAACACACTATTTGTCTTTAGTATTTCTCCAATTACACTGCATTCCCcagttattttaaaattagagTCCTTGAATTTTACTTGGCAAAGAAGGCAGTGTTCACTAAGTACATTTCATACTTGAAAGTACAGTGTATTCTAGCTAGTCCAGTAACCAAGATCATCATTAATGTCAACACCAGCATAATAAAAAATCTGGTCCTAGATTGCATCACTATCAGCACAGGATGGAATTTTACAACTAGTATTAGCAAGGACACTCTTTGCTCTACTCTCATCAAAGCATTCCCATTGGTTTGTACATTTAATTGCATCCCTCATGAATCCACCCTTCATATTTTCTAATGCACACTTCTGTCATGTTGCTTGTTGCTTCATCCAAAGACAGCCTTAATTCCCTATCCTGCCATATAATGACTTAGATTCTGGACCCAGATCCTCAGGATGGCCTAATGAGCCCATGCAAGATTTGGCATCTGTTCACCTTTGTAGCTTCttatctctgtgtctgtctgaGGCGCGGTTGTCTGTCTGGAACTCCAAACTGCTTTCAGCCATACTCATCCCCACCTACTTTTGCCCCAGCTCTTCCCTGGGGCTAAAAAGCCCCTCTGCCTATTGATCCTTTAGGTCTCAGCACAGGTATCACCTGCTTCAGGAACCTCTGCCTGTCTACCCCTACAGTCTCCTTGTTGGACACCCTGTAGTGAACCCACAGTGCTGCGTAAGTTAATGTTCATTGAATGAGCAGTGAGTAAATGTTAACTGTCCCAGTGGGCTGGAGGGCAGAGCTGAAACCcagaggcctccacccagaatccagagagcatggaCAACATCCAtagtctagagggcagggcccAAGATTCACAGGTTAGACAGTGGGCTGCTAGCTCACAGCTGCAAAGGCTGACGAATCCATGATGGGCAAGTAAGGTAGCAGACTtctggcccaagtcccaagaactggaggtcagatgctgacaaGCTGAATGCAAGATTCAGGGCAGGGCAAAATCaagtaagctttgccagaaaatccacatATATTGTAAGCAGGccatatcccagggaaactcccattcTACTGTTTGGCTGCTCCTAACAGATGctatcatggagatgattacattatacgGGATCTCATTGCGGTGACAATCACATCATTCTACGACTACCAAACTGCATCATGACTAaggtccaccccttgtcaacttggcacctgtacacatctacTTAAGCCAGACGTAGTatctaaataaaaacaattataaagtcGTACATGAGCCTAACATGACACAACTAACACGTGTACAACTGAAAACCCactagtgaagaaaacaaaaattagtgaagaaaacaaaaacaaaaatatttgacgcACACATACAAGGCAGAAACACTCATAGCGATTACAacccttgtttctgcaactggtcttgtggtcataactggtatttaaaactaccttcttctacgACTCATGCCatatttcctttgccctcagcagAAACCTCAGCTGCTCATAGTTCTTTTGCCTGGTGAGACCTAGGCCATCAGTACTCTTGTCAGAAATGGGTTGCTATAATTTTCCACTGACTGTAATCACagagcatggtagtactaagagatgcctcaggaatctcctgcattccagacatactcttctttacctccattatgtgataacaatctgatttccccttggtaatcaggatcaatcatagCAGCCAATATGGTAAGGGGTGGTAGCCCTATAATGATGatcacacaaaaatcagttggattcctctctaAGAACAAAGGGAACTTGAAAGAGGAAGTCatcaaattaataccatttacaatagcccctacgaagacaaaatacttaggaataaatctaaccaagacataaaaaacataaaaagaaaactataagccactactgcaagtaaccaaaagagacctacataagtggaaaaacatacttcctcatggatagggaagactcagcattgtcaaaatgtcaattctacccaaagagatctgcagataaaatgcaatccgGATCCATAttacaacaacattttttaatgagatgaagaaacacactaccaacatcatgtggaaaggaaagagtccctgaagaagtaaagcactactggaGAAGAacaataaagtgggaggcctcactcttcctgattttagaacctattataccgccatagtagtcaaaacagcctggtactggtacaacaacagatacatggatcaatggaacagaattcagaatccagacataaatccatccacatatgagctgttgatacttgacaaaggccccaaaacagttacatggggaaaagacagtctatttaacaaatggtgctggcataactggataaccatctgcaaaaaaatgaaacaagacccatacctcacgccatgcgcaaaaaggaactcaaaatggatcaaagacctaaatataaaatctaaaatgataaacagcatagaagaaaaaataggggcaatgctagcagccctaatatatagcataaacagaatacaaaacattactaacaatgcacaaacaccggaaGTGAAACTTGGTAACTcccgctcctaaaaatcaaacacttaatgctcatccaaagatttcatcaaaagagaaaagagacaacctacagaactgggaaaaatttttggctaggaCATATCTGTTCagggtgtaatctctaaaatctacaatatactgcaaaacctcaataaaaagaaaacacaaaaaataaactggcaaaggatatgaacaggaacttcaccaaagaagacatttaggcggctaacagatacatgaggaaatgctcacgatcattagccatgacagaaatgcaaatcaaaactatgatgagatacgatctcaccccaacaaggatggcattaatccaaaaaacacaaaataataaatgttggtgaggttgtcgCAGACTAAgcccttatacactgctagtaggaatgtaaaatggtacaaccactttggaaatcgatttgacgcttccttaaaaatctagaaatagaactaccatatgatcaagcaatcccactccttgaaatatatcctagagaaataagagactttacatgaacagatgtatgcacacccatgttcactgcagcactgtttacaattgcaaaaagatggaaacaacctaggcgcCAAGCAAAGGATGAACAGATAagtaaattgtggcatattcacacaatggaataccatgcaacgataaagaacaatgagcaCAGCCTttagtttggattacacctcagcataaagaaaacaaaaatcctcacaactggaccaatgagcaacatcatgataaatggagaaaagattgaagttgtcaaggatttcattttccttggatccacaatcaacactcatggaagcagcagtcaagaaatcaaaagaggcattgcattgggtaaatctactacaaaggacctcttcaaagtgttgaaaagcgaagatgtcaccttgaagaccagggtgcgcctgaccctagtgatggtattttcaatcacatcatatgcatgcaaaagctggacaatcaataaggaaggcagaagaagaattgatgtctttaaattgtgatgttggtgaagaatttgaatacaccatggagtgccaaagaATGAAAATCTGTCtgagcagaatgctccttagaagcaaggatgacgagtggcatggattgaattatgtccccctctcccccaaaacatgtgtatcaatttggctaggccatgattctgggtattgtgtgactttccaatatgttgtaaattctgcctctgtgatgttaatgaggaaggatgggcAGCAGGTGTGTTAGTGAGATGGGACCCAATCTGTAAGATGgcattgtgttttgaggcaatctcttttgagataaaaagaaagcagtgcagggagcagagctcatcctttggacctggggtccctgtgcaaagaagctcctagtccgggggaagactgACGAGATGGCCGACAGAcacagaaagcctttctctgggctgacaccctcaatttgggcttttagcctcctttactttgagaaaaataaacttctctttactAAAgctatccgctt
It encodes:
- the LOC135229060 gene encoding heat shock transcription factor, Y-linked-like, translating into MAHVSSEVQDVSPKDGSTGSGTSAGSLLYDYTSTGDSDLRLMIEENAFQALSEGSLLKRPRYTFCVSEADDNNDFLSLTFPRKLWKIVESDQFKSIWWDENGTSVVINEELFKKEVLERKAPFRIFETESMKSLVRQLNLYGFSKIRQNFQRSASLADFLAEEKEVSALSKLQFYHNPNFKRGCPQLLVRMKRRVGIKNASPVPASLGQDFSKKHFRAGGHVDNQNSGLVAETGGESLLLTSTNLHMPLLRKPSTSQIITNTAAPIRGVFSPPSLTSHRPSEQMLTDQHAVLNQLTSFHMHSHSSCSHANSHIVNFVTATTSQSHIISPVQSSYFGMMVDPSTFPTGYSDLSANEAPFSNILRAGNPWFPRPMTADTSATTLSRLTHQPSSLHQHHPNYN